Proteins from a genomic interval of Desulfuromonas acetexigens:
- the mscL gene encoding large conductance mechanosensitive channel protein MscL has product MSLVKEFKEFAVKGNAVDMAVGIIVGAAFGKIVTSIVNDIIMPPIGKLLGGVNFTGLFINLGSETYATLADAKAAGAATLNYGAFLQTVVDFVIVAFAIFMLVKGINSLRKKEEEAPAEPPAPPEDVVLLREIRDALQKRG; this is encoded by the coding sequence ATGTCGCTGGTTAAGGAATTCAAAGAGTTTGCAGTCAAGGGCAATGCCGTGGATATGGCGGTCGGTATCATCGTCGGCGCCGCCTTCGGCAAGATCGTCACTTCGATCGTCAACGACATCATCATGCCGCCTATCGGCAAACTGCTCGGTGGGGTCAATTTTACCGGACTCTTTATCAACCTCGGGAGCGAAACCTACGCGACCCTGGCCGACGCCAAAGCGGCTGGCGCCGCGACTCTCAACTACGGGGCTTTCCTGCAGACCGTGGTCGATTTTGTCATCGTCGCTTTCGCTATCTTCATGCTGGTCAAAGGGATCAACTCTCTGCGCAAGAAGGAAGAAGAAGCTCCCGCCGAGCCGCCGGCACCGCCGGAGGATGTGGTTCTGCTGCGGGAAATCCGCGACGCCCTGCAAAAACGGGGATAA
- a CDS encoding aldehyde dehydrogenase (NADP(+)), whose protein sequence is MRITGCQLIDGEEPVSCGETFQAVNPATGETLEPPFCEGTARDVDRAALAAERDFDTFRNASAERRAVLLETVGEELLALGDELLDRAGAETGLPRPRLEGEQLRTVNQLRLFAQVVRAGDYRGIRIDPGDPDRTPLPKPDLRLRYIPLGPVAVFGASNFPLAFSVAGGDTASALAAGCPVLAKGHPAHPGTSELAGRAIVAALRRCHLPAGVFALVQGSSHSLGASLAVHPLVRAVAFTGSLKGGRALFNLAAARNEPIPVFAEMGSSNPQFLLPEALRERGAEIAAGFAEALTLGVGQFCTNPGLLFAIAGSDLETFASRVSAMLGEKSAGVMLHRGIREAYLSEVGRRSRIAGVRPFGEVGEAASGACLAAPVLLRTDFASFYKERELSEEIFGPAAVLVACADRDELVTAARRLRGQLTATLHGTAGDFSAFSELPGILEVKAGRLICNGFPTGVEVSPAMVHGGPYPATTDSRFTSVGTAAIQRFLRPVCYQNFPPALLPDGLGTSRKGHTD, encoded by the coding sequence ATGAGAATCACCGGATGTCAGCTGATCGACGGCGAGGAGCCGGTTTCCTGTGGAGAAACCTTCCAGGCCGTGAATCCCGCCACCGGCGAAACGCTGGAGCCGCCCTTCTGCGAAGGGACGGCCCGGGATGTGGATCGCGCCGCCTTGGCGGCCGAGCGCGATTTCGATACCTTCCGGAACGCCTCGGCGGAGCGGCGGGCGGTTTTGCTGGAGACCGTCGGCGAGGAACTGCTGGCCCTGGGGGATGAGCTGCTCGACCGGGCCGGGGCGGAAACCGGCCTGCCCCGGCCCCGCCTCGAAGGGGAACAGCTGCGCACGGTGAATCAGCTGCGGCTTTTCGCGCAAGTCGTCCGAGCCGGAGATTATCGCGGTATTCGTATCGATCCGGGTGACCCGGACCGGACGCCGTTGCCCAAGCCCGATCTGCGCCTGCGTTATATTCCCCTGGGGCCGGTGGCGGTCTTCGGCGCCAGTAATTTCCCCCTGGCCTTTTCTGTCGCCGGCGGCGATACCGCCTCGGCGCTGGCGGCGGGCTGTCCGGTGCTGGCCAAGGGGCACCCTGCTCATCCCGGCACCTCGGAACTCGCCGGGCGGGCCATCGTCGCTGCCTTGCGTCGTTGTCACCTGCCGGCCGGGGTTTTTGCCTTGGTTCAGGGAAGTTCCCACTCGTTGGGCGCTTCCCTGGCGGTACATCCGCTGGTGCGGGCGGTGGCCTTCACCGGTTCGCTCAAAGGGGGTCGGGCGCTTTTCAATCTCGCGGCGGCGCGGAATGAGCCGATACCAGTCTTCGCCGAAATGGGGAGCAGCAACCCTCAGTTTCTGCTCCCCGAAGCCTTACGGGAGCGGGGGGCGGAGATCGCCGCCGGGTTCGCCGAGGCGCTGACTTTGGGGGTCGGGCAGTTCTGTACCAATCCGGGGTTGCTCTTCGCCATCGCCGGGTCGGATCTGGAGACCTTCGCCTCTCGGGTCTCCGCCATGCTCGGGGAAAAATCCGCCGGGGTCATGCTGCATCGTGGGATTCGCGAGGCGTATCTTTCCGAGGTTGGTCGCCGTTCCCGCATTGCGGGCGTTCGGCCGTTCGGGGAGGTGGGGGAAGCCGCCTCTGGCGCGTGTCTGGCCGCCCCGGTCCTGCTGCGCACGGATTTCGCCTCTTTTTACAAGGAGCGGGAACTGTCCGAGGAGATTTTCGGGCCGGCGGCGGTGCTGGTCGCGTGCGCCGACCGGGATGAGTTGGTGACCGCGGCGCGGCGGCTGCGCGGTCAACTGACCGCCACGTTGCACGGCACCGCCGGTGATTTTTCCGCCTTTTCCGAACTGCCGGGCATTCTCGAAGTCAAAGCCGGGCGTCTGATCTGCAACGGTTTCCCCACGGGGGTCGAGGTCAGTCCGGCCATGGTCCATGGCGGTCCCTATCCGGCCACCACCGACAGCCGTTTTACCTCTGTCGGCACGGCGGCCATCCAGCGTTTTTTGCGTCCGGTCTGCTATCAGAATTTTCCCCCCGCGTTGCTTCCCGATGGTTTGGGGACCTCCAGAAAAGGCCACACCGACTAG
- a CDS encoding aldehyde ferredoxin oxidoreductase C-terminal domain-containing protein, with amino-acid sequence MRIETNDPVSNPSRISYHRCTVDLADGKMVFEDVPCANLEDVLGGFGRSFQLLAERQIREAYCLENPLIVNTGLLTGSAIMTGMRTYFSGYSPLKHSDRGLPAAMWSASSGKFGYKLKWTGLDEIIFEHCSPTPVYAVISESDQGPRLELKPAGHLLGLTTHEKIMALRREYPDAHFAAIGPAGENYRANYMGAVALSTENQLKSGDDKCRFAGRGGMGSLMGYKNLVALVAQSRDKLDKPTAEIAAINKEIVHGGGSARFQPIAQGGNGGTWASYEVLQAFYAVPENNFQPKGNDGVEQVFRENVVKDLEVASAGCFRCGIRCHNNIYRREPNGGKGEFLAKFDFEPLNLLGTNLGLHHGEPAGELIQMADNLGMDAISLGTTIAYVLDYNQRHPDTPLLNGATFGELDKIKELIHLAGTGKAPEIGGGSKRLSRHLGETGYAIQVKGMELPAYLPETNPGYAWAIAGGHMSMGTYLLLVRQGKTDLDYWVDAITQTGLLIVGYDMIGLCKFVGVPIDHPLIVRAVKEATGLEVTSEELNAAVRRAFLLGLALERRQGYEKSEYALPSIVFDQPNPNVKLPKFITREFFAALQERVWSVFDAELPKLS; translated from the coding sequence ATGCGCATTGAAACGAACGATCCGGTCTCCAATCCTTCGCGGATTTCCTACCATCGCTGCACCGTCGATCTGGCCGACGGCAAAATGGTTTTCGAGGATGTTCCCTGCGCCAACCTGGAAGATGTGCTGGGCGGTTTCGGGCGCTCCTTTCAACTGCTGGCCGAGCGGCAAATCCGCGAGGCCTATTGCCTGGAAAATCCCCTGATCGTCAACACCGGCCTCTTGACCGGTTCGGCGATCATGACCGGAATGCGCACCTATTTTTCCGGCTACAGCCCCCTCAAGCATTCGGACCGGGGACTGCCGGCCGCCATGTGGTCGGCCTCCAGCGGCAAATTCGGTTACAAGCTGAAGTGGACCGGGTTGGATGAGATCATTTTCGAGCACTGCTCGCCGACCCCGGTCTACGCGGTGATTTCCGAAAGCGACCAGGGGCCGAGGCTGGAACTGAAACCGGCCGGGCACCTGCTCGGGCTGACCACCCACGAGAAGATCATGGCCCTGCGCCGGGAGTACCCCGACGCCCACTTCGCCGCCATCGGTCCGGCCGGGGAGAATTATCGCGCCAACTACATGGGGGCGGTGGCCCTGAGCACCGAGAACCAGCTCAAAAGCGGCGACGACAAGTGCCGCTTCGCCGGACGCGGGGGGATGGGCAGTCTGATGGGCTACAAAAACCTTGTCGCCCTGGTGGCGCAAAGCCGCGACAAGCTCGACAAGCCGACGGCGGAGATCGCCGCCATCAACAAAGAGATCGTCCACGGCGGCGGCTCAGCCCGCTTCCAGCCCATCGCCCAGGGGGGGAACGGCGGCACCTGGGCCTCTTATGAGGTGTTGCAGGCCTTTTACGCCGTGCCCGAGAACAATTTCCAGCCCAAGGGGAACGACGGAGTCGAGCAGGTCTTTCGCGAAAACGTGGTCAAGGATCTGGAGGTCGCCTCGGCCGGCTGTTTCCGCTGCGGCATCCGCTGCCACAACAACATCTACCGCCGCGAGCCGAACGGGGGCAAGGGCGAATTCCTCGCCAAATTCGACTTCGAACCCCTCAATTTGCTCGGGACCAATTTGGGTCTGCACCACGGCGAGCCGGCGGGGGAGTTGATCCAGATGGCCGACAACCTCGGCATGGATGCCATCTCCCTCGGCACCACCATCGCCTATGTGCTCGATTACAACCAGCGCCATCCGGATACCCCCCTGCTCAATGGCGCGACCTTCGGCGAGCTGGATAAAATCAAGGAGTTGATCCATCTGGCCGGAACCGGCAAGGCGCCGGAAATCGGCGGCGGCTCCAAGCGCCTTTCCCGGCATTTGGGCGAAACCGGCTATGCCATCCAGGTCAAAGGGATGGAGCTCCCTGCCTATCTGCCGGAAACCAATCCTGGTTACGCCTGGGCCATCGCCGGCGGGCACATGTCGATGGGCACCTACCTGCTGCTGGTGCGCCAGGGCAAGACCGATCTCGACTACTGGGTCGACGCCATCACCCAAACCGGCCTGCTCATCGTCGGCTACGACATGATCGGCCTGTGCAAGTTCGTCGGGGTGCCCATCGACCATCCTCTCATTGTCCGCGCCGTCAAGGAGGCGACCGGCCTCGAAGTGACCTCCGAGGAACTCAACGCCGCTGTGCGGCGGGCGTTCTTGTTGGGGTTGGCCCTGGAGCGGCGGCAGGGGTATGAAAAATCTGAATACGCGCTGCCGTCCATTGTTTTCGATCAGCCCAACCCCAACGTCAAGCTGCCCAAGTTCATCACCCGGGAGTTCTTCGCCGCCCTGCAAGAGCGTGTGTGGTCGGTCTTTGATGCGGAACTGCCCAAGCTCTCCTGA
- a CDS encoding MoaD/ThiS family protein: MHIVVRLHGSFRVGRFREELRPYPEGTTAAQVVLDLDIPLNQPDIVIVNDERATLDRVLRDGDLLALFPLVAGG; this comes from the coding sequence ATGCATATTGTCGTCAGACTTCACGGTTCCTTCCGGGTGGGGCGCTTTCGCGAGGAACTTCGCCCCTACCCTGAAGGGACTACGGCGGCGCAGGTGGTGCTCGATCTCGATATCCCGCTGAACCAGCCGGACATCGTCATCGTCAACGACGAGCGCGCCACCCTCGACCGGGTGCTGCGCGACGGCGATCTGCTCGCCCTCTTTCCCCTGGTGGCCGGCGGCTAG
- a CDS encoding rhomboid family intramembrane serine protease, whose product MDWKRFFDGLGMNGTRWQWRIMRWERDFKSLLKGQPTSGGAAFSLSKLILVGNLILFSLMIVQGTALGLGGRVLLAPPTQLLIHWGGQFWPLVLQQGEWWRCLTYAFTHGGILHIGFNMMVLHQVGPLIESELGKARFLVLYTLTALTATILGYLWHPMTPVVGASGSLFGLIGFAVAYYHRLGQPGRYIRDFMFRWAVYAFIFGLLVGADNAGHLGGALGGAALGLVMPLRYLPKSPAAKFFNLLALACLAAIIYSLIMLALSLAGAAN is encoded by the coding sequence TTGGACTGGAAACGCTTTTTCGACGGACTGGGGATGAACGGCACCCGCTGGCAGTGGCGGATCATGCGTTGGGAGCGGGACTTCAAGAGCCTGCTCAAGGGGCAACCGACCAGCGGCGGCGCGGCCTTTTCCCTGAGCAAACTGATTCTCGTCGGCAATCTCATCCTCTTCTCGCTGATGATCGTGCAGGGTACCGCCCTCGGCCTCGGTGGCCGGGTGCTGCTGGCGCCGCCGACCCAACTGCTGATCCATTGGGGCGGCCAGTTCTGGCCGCTGGTCCTGCAGCAGGGGGAGTGGTGGCGCTGCCTGACCTACGCCTTCACCCACGGCGGCATCCTGCACATCGGCTTCAACATGATGGTGCTGCATCAGGTCGGGCCGCTCATCGAATCGGAACTGGGCAAGGCGCGCTTCCTGGTCCTCTACACCCTGACCGCGCTGACCGCCACGATCCTCGGCTACCTCTGGCATCCCATGACGCCGGTGGTGGGCGCTTCCGGCTCGCTCTTCGGCCTGATCGGCTTCGCCGTCGCCTACTATCACCGCCTTGGTCAACCGGGTCGTTATATCCGCGACTTCATGTTCCGCTGGGCGGTCTACGCCTTCATCTTCGGCCTGCTGGTCGGCGCCGACAACGCCGGGCATCTCGGCGGTGCCCTTGGCGGCGCGGCCCTCGGTCTGGTCATGCCCCTGCGTTATCTGCCCAAAAGCCCGGCGGCGAAATTCTTCAACCTGCTCGCCCTCGCCTGCCTGGCGGCCATCATCTATAGTCTGATCATGCTGGCCCTCTCCCTCGCCGGCGCTGCAAATTAG
- the ybaK gene encoding Cys-tRNA(Pro) deacylase: MAKEKFPVTPAIRLLREKKAAFTEHLYAYEDKGGTAVSSRELGVDEHAVIKTLVMEDEAARPLIVLMHGDRQVSTKELARQIGCKTVSPCAPATADKHSGYQVGGTSPFATRKAMPVYLEETITELPRIYINGGKRGFLIGLDPRELIRVLQPRLVKVGI; the protein is encoded by the coding sequence ATGGCCAAGGAGAAATTTCCCGTCACTCCGGCGATCCGCCTGCTGCGTGAGAAAAAGGCGGCCTTCACCGAACATCTCTACGCCTACGAGGACAAGGGCGGCACCGCCGTCTCCTCCCGGGAACTGGGCGTCGATGAACACGCCGTTATCAAGACCCTGGTGATGGAGGATGAGGCGGCCCGGCCGCTCATCGTGCTGATGCACGGCGACCGCCAGGTCTCGACCAAGGAACTGGCCCGCCAGATCGGCTGCAAGACCGTCTCCCCCTGCGCGCCGGCGACGGCGGACAAGCACTCGGGCTATCAGGTCGGCGGCACCTCCCCTTTCGCCACGCGCAAGGCGATGCCAGTCTATCTGGAGGAGACCATCACCGAGCTGCCGCGCATCTACATCAACGGCGGCAAACGGGGCTTTCTCATTGGGCTCGATCCCCGGGAACTGATTCGGGTGCTGCAACCGAGGTTGGTTAAGGTAGGGATTTAG
- a CDS encoding SIR2 family NAD-dependent protein deacylase, with the protein MNSELFQRAAEAVRGAEALVVTAGAGMGVDSGLPDFRGDQGFWNAYPMYERLGLSFVDAANPAHFHRDPAFGWGFYGHRTNLYRSTVPHAGFHLLRQWAERFELDTFVVTSNVDGQFQKAGFAEEQMLEVHGSIHHLQCLTPCSSAIWSNREEIPIDFATMRAKHIPLCPRCGGTARPNILMFSDFSWIGGRSHGQQMRFDIFLEQHRKERLAIIEMGAGSAIPTIRYTSERLGERGNATVIRINPREPHIRSPHISIATGALEGLTGIDRALGHP; encoded by the coding sequence ATGAATTCGGAACTGTTCCAGCGGGCGGCTGAGGCGGTCAGAGGCGCCGAGGCGCTGGTCGTTACCGCCGGGGCGGGGATGGGGGTCGATTCGGGGCTGCCCGATTTTCGCGGCGATCAGGGGTTCTGGAACGCCTATCCCATGTACGAACGGCTCGGCCTGAGTTTCGTCGATGCCGCCAATCCCGCGCACTTCCACCGCGATCCGGCCTTCGGCTGGGGCTTCTACGGCCACCGCACCAACCTCTACCGGAGTACCGTCCCCCACGCCGGTTTTCACCTGCTGCGGCAATGGGCCGAGCGTTTCGAACTCGACACCTTCGTCGTCACTTCCAACGTCGACGGCCAGTTCCAGAAAGCCGGTTTCGCCGAAGAGCAGATGCTCGAAGTTCACGGCTCCATCCACCATCTGCAATGCCTCACCCCCTGCTCTTCGGCAATCTGGAGCAACCGGGAAGAAATTCCCATCGATTTCGCGACCATGCGCGCCAAACACATCCCCCTCTGCCCCCGCTGTGGCGGCACCGCCCGCCCCAACATCCTCATGTTCAGCGACTTCTCCTGGATCGGCGGGCGCAGCCACGGCCAGCAGATGCGCTTCGACATCTTCCTCGAACAGCACCGCAAAGAGCGCCTGGCGATCATCGAAATGGGTGCAGGCAGCGCCATCCCCACCATCCGTTACACCAGCGAGCGCCTCGGCGAACGCGGAAACGCAACGGTGATTCGCATCAACCCCCGCGAACCCCATATCCGCTCGCCGCACATCTCCATCGCCACCGGCGCCCTGGAAGGGCTCACCGGCATCGACCGGGCGCTGGGACACCCCTAA
- the phnD gene encoding phosphate/phosphite/phosphonate ABC transporter substrate-binding protein, whose product MVRWAKCIFFCCCLPLLLVLTACEGEAPRSVDLSRRETTNPPSYDPGEPALNLSIGSIVTPAQGYVYYEQLIDYLTKELGRPINVVDPGSYEKLLTLLETGKVDVAFVCSGTYVEGQKRFGLELLAAPLVDGKPLYDANLIVPEDSPAQSLADLRGKKMAFVDPHSRTGGLVVARELESLGTTPEEFFANVRYTYAHDQSILAVAYGLVDAASVNSFIWDYLRSRDPKLAMKVRVLARYGPYGIPPVVAAPHTDGELRRQVRQSLLELHKNERGQAILAGMHIDRFVPTNDGAYDSVRQFKGMP is encoded by the coding sequence ATGGTCCGCTGGGCGAAATGCATTTTTTTCTGTTGCTGCCTCCCCCTGCTGCTGGTCCTGACCGCTTGCGAGGGAGAAGCGCCGCGCAGCGTCGACCTCAGCCGCCGAGAGACGACGAACCCTCCTTCCTACGACCCTGGAGAACCGGCGCTGAACCTGAGTATCGGCTCGATCGTCACTCCGGCCCAGGGGTACGTCTATTACGAGCAGCTGATCGACTATCTCACCAAAGAGCTGGGACGCCCCATCAACGTGGTCGATCCGGGCAGTTACGAAAAACTTCTCACCCTGCTCGAAACCGGCAAGGTCGATGTCGCCTTTGTCTGCAGCGGTACCTACGTCGAGGGGCAAAAACGCTTCGGCCTGGAGTTGCTAGCCGCCCCATTGGTGGACGGCAAGCCGCTTTATGACGCGAACCTGATAGTGCCCGAAGACAGCCCGGCGCAAAGCCTCGCCGACCTGCGCGGAAAAAAGATGGCTTTTGTCGATCCCCATTCCCGCACCGGCGGCCTGGTCGTGGCCAGGGAACTGGAAAGTCTGGGGACGACGCCGGAGGAGTTTTTCGCCAACGTCCGCTACACCTACGCCCACGACCAGTCCATCCTCGCCGTCGCCTACGGCCTGGTGGATGCGGCCTCGGTCAACAGCTTCATCTGGGATTATCTGCGCTCTCGCGACCCGAAACTGGCGATGAAAGTTCGGGTACTCGCCCGCTACGGCCCCTACGGCATCCCGCCGGTGGTCGCCGCCCCCCACACCGACGGGGAATTGCGTCGCCAGGTGCGTCAGTCCCTGCTGGAGCTGCACAAAAACGAACGGGGCCAGGCGATTCTCGCCGGCATGCATATCGATCGATTCGTTCCCACGAACGACGGCGCCTATGACTCGGTGCGTCAATTCAAGGGGATGCCATAA
- the phnD gene encoding phosphate/phosphite/phosphonate ABC transporter substrate-binding protein yields MFHKYFRTMLLCGLPWLLLCSACDRGSAQKINLADRVDLPEIEQRSNPRALRLSIGSIITPEQGYVYYRQLVDYLSNRLDLTITVVDPGNYGKLNTMLKNGDVDVAFVCSGPYVEGREAFGLELLAAPVVNGEAAYYSNLIVPASSPAKSLDDLQGKSFAFTDPQSNSGCLVPGNQLAQRGHTPESFFVSFSYTYAHDRSIHAVSESLVDGAAVDSLIWDYLSAADPKLHRRVRVVERFGPFAIPPVVAAPHVPQELREKFRQALLTMHQDPQGQTILQGMHIDRFTPIDDGAYDTIRQMLNTIGQETP; encoded by the coding sequence ATGTTTCATAAATATTTCCGGACTATGCTGCTCTGCGGCCTGCCCTGGCTGCTACTGTGTTCGGCCTGCGACCGCGGCTCGGCACAAAAAATCAATCTCGCCGACCGGGTTGATCTGCCCGAAATCGAACAACGCTCGAATCCGCGAGCGCTGCGCCTCAGCATCGGCTCGATCATCACTCCCGAACAGGGCTACGTCTATTACCGGCAGCTGGTCGATTATCTGAGCAACCGGCTCGATCTGACAATCACCGTCGTCGATCCCGGCAATTACGGGAAACTCAATACCATGCTGAAAAACGGTGACGTCGATGTCGCCTTCGTCTGCAGCGGCCCCTATGTCGAAGGGCGGGAAGCCTTCGGGCTCGAACTGCTGGCCGCGCCGGTGGTCAACGGCGAAGCGGCCTACTATTCCAACCTGATCGTCCCCGCGAGCAGCCCGGCGAAAAGCCTGGACGACCTTCAGGGCAAGAGCTTCGCCTTCACCGATCCCCAGTCCAACAGCGGCTGCCTGGTTCCCGGCAACCAACTGGCGCAACGAGGGCACACCCCCGAGTCCTTTTTTGTCTCCTTCAGCTACACCTATGCCCATGACCGCTCGATTCATGCTGTATCCGAGAGTCTGGTCGATGGTGCCGCCGTCGACAGCCTGATCTGGGATTATCTCAGCGCCGCCGACCCGAAATTGCACAGGCGCGTGCGCGTCGTGGAGCGTTTCGGCCCCTTCGCCATTCCGCCGGTGGTCGCCGCGCCACACGTTCCCCAGGAGCTACGAGAAAAGTTCCGCCAGGCGCTGCTGACCATGCATCAGGATCCTCAAGGGCAAACGATCCTGCAAGGGATGCATATCGACCGCTTCACCCCCATCGACGACGGCGCTTACGACACCATCCGCCAGATGTTGAACACGATTGGACAGGAAACCCCCTGA
- a CDS encoding ATP-binding protein yields MPFLTGLRKKIYLTFAGLSLFFGLALVLFVTFEYSQELRSELEKRGISIARHLAQQSIAPILTRDPLTIKLNAIQAQATEEDIVYIFFRDPRNGEVFAHTFSNGFPSALLDVNPLPPHEDHSITHLATEQGKIYDVAVPVGRGGLGQVHVGISAQPVNSAVQRLTRDIALASLLLAGLSLLLSLPLSAALVRPLGQFTYAVRELTAGRFGQRIAEDGQDEIGELARSFNAMSEKLRDAQQELLERNRLLAEEVDRRRQAEGKLASQLKFLATLMNELPEPVFYKNTEGIYLGCNRAFEEFYGIPRDRIVGHRVDEIFPEEEARVHLEADGDLFTNPGTCQYELPVMAAGLRPRQAIYKKTTYQDNSGHIGGLVGVMIDVTHEREIDQMRREFVSTTAHEFQTPLAAILGFCELLQLPEGEMSGNREECLGIIHERAEFLSRLVDQFLDVSRIEAGRDLPLNLGACQVDQLVHAVLRNQRGNRQRFEVRFPENCPAVLADEDRISQVIENLVSNAVKYSPPEGRISLSGTVEKRMLRIAVADEGIGLSEELREKIFDKFFRVDSRETAPSGTGLGLYITRAIVEAHGGHISACSHCGQGTTFTFTLPLLEGTGDPELPEVEFAI; encoded by the coding sequence ATGCCCTTTCTTACGGGATTGCGCAAAAAAATCTATCTGACCTTTGCTGGCCTCTCCCTCTTCTTTGGCCTGGCCCTGGTGCTGTTCGTCACCTTCGAGTATTCCCAGGAATTGCGCAGCGAGCTGGAAAAACGCGGCATTTCCATCGCCCGCCATCTAGCCCAACAGAGCATCGCCCCGATTCTCACCCGCGACCCTTTGACCATCAAGCTTAATGCCATCCAGGCGCAGGCGACCGAGGAAGATATCGTCTATATCTTCTTCCGCGACCCGCGCAACGGTGAAGTCTTTGCCCATACCTTCAGCAACGGGTTTCCCTCGGCGCTGCTCGATGTGAACCCCCTCCCCCCGCACGAAGACCACAGCATTACCCACCTCGCCACGGAACAGGGGAAGATTTACGATGTGGCGGTTCCGGTGGGCCGGGGCGGCCTCGGCCAGGTGCACGTCGGCATCTCGGCGCAACCGGTAAACAGCGCCGTCCAGCGACTGACCCGCGACATCGCCCTGGCCTCCCTGCTGTTGGCCGGGCTCAGCCTGCTCTTGAGCTTGCCGCTGTCGGCGGCCCTGGTGCGCCCTCTGGGGCAATTCACCTATGCCGTCCGAGAGTTGACCGCCGGGCGCTTCGGCCAGCGGATCGCCGAAGACGGACAGGACGAAATCGGCGAGTTGGCCCGTTCCTTCAACGCCATGAGCGAAAAGCTGCGCGACGCCCAGCAAGAGCTGCTCGAACGCAACCGCCTGCTCGCCGAGGAGGTGGACCGGCGGCGGCAGGCGGAGGGCAAGCTTGCCTCGCAGCTCAAGTTTTTGGCGACGCTGATGAACGAACTGCCCGAACCGGTTTTCTATAAAAATACCGAAGGGATTTACCTCGGCTGCAATCGGGCCTTTGAAGAGTTCTACGGCATTCCTCGGGACAGAATCGTCGGTCACAGGGTCGACGAAATCTTTCCGGAAGAGGAGGCTCGGGTTCACCTTGAGGCCGACGGAGACCTTTTCACCAACCCCGGCACCTGCCAATACGAGTTGCCGGTCATGGCGGCCGGGTTGCGCCCCCGGCAGGCGATCTACAAAAAGACCACCTACCAGGACAATTCCGGTCACATCGGCGGACTGGTCGGGGTGATGATCGATGTCACCCACGAGCGGGAAATCGACCAGATGCGCCGGGAATTCGTTTCGACGACCGCCCATGAATTCCAGACCCCGCTGGCGGCCATTCTGGGTTTCTGCGAACTGTTACAGCTACCCGAAGGGGAAATGAGCGGGAATCGAGAAGAATGCCTGGGCATCATCCACGAACGGGCCGAATTCCTCTCCCGTCTGGTCGACCAGTTTCTCGATGTCAGCCGCATCGAAGCCGGGCGCGATCTCCCCCTGAACCTCGGCGCCTGCCAAGTCGATCAACTGGTTCATGCCGTCTTGCGCAACCAGCGCGGCAACCGGCAGCGCTTTGAAGTACGCTTCCCTGAAAACTGTCCGGCCGTGTTGGCCGATGAAGACCGTATTTCCCAGGTCATCGAAAACCTGGTGAGCAATGCCGTGAAATATTCCCCCCCCGAGGGGCGCATCAGCCTCAGCGGCACCGTCGAAAAGCGTATGTTACGCATCGCCGTGGCGGACGAGGGGATCGGTCTGAGCGAGGAGTTGCGGGAAAAAATCTTCGATAAATTCTTCCGCGTCGACAGTCGCGAAACCGCCCCTTCCGGGACCGGACTGGGTCTCTACATCACCCGGGCCATCGTCGAAGCCCACGGCGGCCATATCAGCGCGTGCAGCCATTGCGGCCAGGGCACGACCTTTACCTTTACCCTGCCGTTGCTGGAAGGTACCGGCGACCCCGAGTTGCCGGAAGTGGAGTTTGCAATCTGA
- a CDS encoding DUF3617 domain-containing protein yields MWKKLLFFLFLCAAGLSPVWAAGSVDMQEGQWEITTRVEMPGIPVQIPPMTFSQCITQQDLVPKNEQPDNECTMTHNQIDDNTVVWSVVCKGEGGETRGDGQITYHGDHFEGSMQMSMPEGMTMTNHMSGKRIGPCR; encoded by the coding sequence ATGTGGAAGAAACTGCTTTTTTTCCTGTTCCTTTGCGCCGCGGGCCTAAGCCCAGTGTGGGCCGCCGGTTCGGTCGACATGCAGGAGGGCCAGTGGGAGATCACCACGCGGGTGGAGATGCCCGGCATCCCGGTGCAGATTCCGCCCATGACCTTCAGTCAATGTATCACCCAGCAGGATCTGGTTCCCAAGAACGAGCAGCCGGACAACGAATGTACCATGACCCACAACCAGATCGACGATAATACCGTGGTCTGGAGCGTCGTCTGCAAGGGGGAGGGGGGAGAAACCCGGGGAGACGGACAGATTACCTATCATGGCGATCACTTCGAGGGGAGCATGCAGATGTCCATGCCCGAGGGGATGACCATGACCAATCATATGAGCGGCAAGCGCATCGGTCCCTGTCGTTAG